The Streptomyces seoulensis genome contains a region encoding:
- a CDS encoding ATP-binding protein, which yields MSTAPARQIVPAEDLFAAELAFLAAYDTGPRPPAWRLTPRAVVTFVMGSEGRALALPEDAQVPQGVPRRLEIAGKFVGDRALVERCVVTLAGERGLLLVGEPGTAKSMLSELLSAAVCGTSGLVVQGTAGTTEDQLKYGWNYALLLAQGPSRQALVPSPVLTAMTRGGIARVEEVTRCLPEVQDALVSLLSERRIAVPELAGGEDALAHAAPGFNLIATANLRDRGVSEMSAALKRRFNFETVGPITDIDAETALVRGQAKASVERAGAAFEVDDAVLEALVTAFRDLREGRSAEGWEVERPSTVMSTAEAVSVAGALGLASAYFPGDRDVLGLLPGHLLGVVRKDDPADAARLRGYWDGPVRRRAEQGSATWRTLWDLRTVLEG from the coding sequence ATGAGCACCGCCCCCGCCCGTCAGATCGTCCCGGCCGAGGACCTGTTCGCGGCCGAACTGGCTTTCCTGGCCGCCTACGACACCGGTCCGCGGCCGCCCGCGTGGCGGCTCACCCCGCGCGCCGTGGTCACCTTCGTCATGGGCAGCGAGGGCCGCGCGCTGGCGCTGCCCGAGGACGCGCAGGTGCCGCAGGGGGTGCCGCGCAGGCTGGAGATAGCCGGCAAGTTCGTCGGGGACCGCGCGCTGGTGGAGCGGTGTGTGGTCACGCTCGCGGGCGAGCGGGGGCTGCTGCTCGTCGGGGAGCCGGGTACCGCCAAGTCGATGCTGTCCGAGCTGCTGTCGGCCGCCGTGTGCGGCACCAGCGGCCTGGTGGTGCAGGGGACGGCGGGCACGACCGAGGACCAGCTCAAGTACGGCTGGAACTACGCCCTGCTGCTCGCCCAGGGGCCCAGCAGGCAGGCGCTGGTGCCGTCGCCGGTGCTCACCGCGATGACGCGGGGTGGGATCGCGCGGGTCGAGGAGGTCACCCGCTGTCTGCCCGAGGTGCAGGACGCCCTGGTGTCGCTGCTGTCCGAGCGGCGCATCGCCGTGCCCGAACTGGCGGGCGGCGAGGACGCGTTGGCGCACGCGGCACCGGGCTTCAACCTCATCGCCACCGCCAACCTGCGGGACCGGGGCGTCTCGGAGATGTCGGCCGCGCTCAAGCGCCGCTTCAACTTCGAGACGGTCGGCCCGATCACGGACATCGACGCCGAGACCGCCCTGGTACGCGGTCAGGCAAAGGCTTCGGTGGAGCGGGCCGGGGCGGCCTTCGAGGTCGACGACGCGGTGCTTGAGGCGCTGGTGACGGCGTTCCGGGACCTGCGCGAGGGGCGGTCGGCGGAAGGCTGGGAGGTGGAGCGGCCGTCCACCGTGATGAGCACGGCGGAGGCGGTGTCCGTCGCGGGCGCGCTGGGCCTGGCCTCGGCGTACTTCCCCGGCGACCGTGACGTGCTCGGGCTGCTGCCGGGCCATCTGCTGGGCGTGGTGCGCAAGGACGACCCGGCCGACGCGGCCCGGCTGCGCGGCTACTGGGACGGTCCGGTGCGCCGCCGCGCCGAGCAGGGCTCCGCCACCTGGCGCACCCTGTGGGACCTGCGCACGGTGCTGGAGGGCTGA
- a CDS encoding vWA domain-containing protein, translated as MSHASPEAALAALTDPAAPFLIGVRHHAPSLAWAVPALLDAAKPDVLLVELPAEFQEWLPWLAHEDTVAPVALAASPDGGGAGPAFYPFADFSPELAAVRWAARHSVPVVACDLPLADRGWSGSAVASEPAAPGVATALRARLTGRRDDDLWDRLVEATAPGSPPEALRRAALLTGWALRQDAEASGGVPELDLRREHGMRSCLAAATADGERAAMVVGAFHAPALRAAPAGPVAAPSSASWTTSLIPYTYALLDARSGYPAGIRDPEWQHLVLDAAGDPGALEEALTHAAVRVCAELRALGHPSGPADAREITRLAGDLARLRGLPAAGRGELVEAVQTVLTQGEPYGRGRAVARAMETVLVGTRAGRPAPDAPRSGLAPAVEAELAELGLPGPADSGRGPARDLRLNPLRSDLDRRRELLLRRLSVCGVPYAEAREVTGAGGTEALTTRWEVRWTPATAALLTAAGVRGVTPAQAAEGVLRERLRAERAEGGPTAAQSLRGLDEAAECGLTELVDERLAETSAVLPDSGTLPELLAGLALLDRLRAGHAAGLDACEDRTARAGSVAELLTTAAVRQVDGLTGSEDPADARALLELAHRADLFGGIRLTDALARLAAGGSPLMRGAAGAVRVLLGHEEPGVFGGRVASWVDGAVDAGSRSALTARLAGLLTAAGQLLDSAAPALEPLLGRVSELSDRDFVERLPALRGGFDTLSPAARERLLSTVEERLDERQLADTGAVDPAALAMWTGADLAARDTLAALGLLPPPHPAGAAPGSARSAPENGDRLAPADRWRLVLGRRTDRLPAATRPLATALDELYGTGRGEGSRGDLAGPGRGGREPSYPGVREWSEELAALFGPGVREEVLAAAADAGRTDVLTELDADAVRPSVDLLRSVLRHAGGLPEARLAALRPLVRRLVDALTRQLATRLRPALHGAALPRPSTRPGGGLDLPRTLRANLATARRTPDGAVRVIPERPVFRTRARRAADWRLILVTDVSGSMEASTVWAALTASVLAGVPTLSTHFLAFSTEVIDLSDHVGDPLSLLLEVSVGGGTHIAAGLRHARELVTVPSRTLVVVISDFEEGYPLGGLLAEVRALVGAGCHVLGCASLDDAGRPRYSTGVAGRLVAAGMPVAALSPLELARWIGEKIA; from the coding sequence GTGTCCCACGCATCCCCCGAGGCCGCGCTGGCGGCCCTCACCGATCCGGCGGCGCCCTTCCTGATCGGGGTCCGGCACCACGCGCCCTCCCTGGCGTGGGCGGTGCCGGCGCTGCTGGACGCCGCGAAGCCGGACGTGCTGCTGGTGGAGCTGCCCGCCGAGTTCCAGGAGTGGCTGCCGTGGCTCGCCCATGAGGACACGGTGGCACCGGTGGCCCTGGCGGCGTCCCCGGACGGCGGCGGTGCGGGGCCGGCGTTCTACCCCTTCGCGGACTTCTCCCCGGAGCTGGCGGCGGTCAGGTGGGCGGCGCGGCACTCGGTACCGGTGGTCGCGTGCGATCTGCCGCTCGCGGACCGGGGTTGGAGCGGGTCGGCCGTCGCGTCGGAGCCCGCGGCACCCGGTGTCGCCACCGCGCTGCGCGCCCGGCTCACCGGCCGCCGTGACGACGACCTGTGGGACCGGCTGGTCGAGGCCACCGCCCCCGGTTCCCCGCCGGAGGCGCTGCGGCGGGCCGCGCTGCTCACGGGCTGGGCGCTGCGGCAGGACGCGGAAGCCTCGGGCGGGGTGCCGGAACTGGACCTGCGGCGGGAGCACGGGATGCGGTCGTGTCTGGCCGCTGCCACGGCGGACGGCGAGCGCGCGGCCATGGTGGTGGGCGCCTTCCACGCGCCCGCGCTGCGGGCGGCGCCCGCCGGGCCCGTCGCGGCTCCGTCCTCCGCCTCGTGGACGACTTCGCTCATCCCGTACACCTACGCCCTGCTGGACGCCCGTTCCGGGTACCCGGCGGGCATCCGCGACCCCGAGTGGCAGCACCTGGTGCTCGACGCGGCGGGCGATCCCGGAGCGCTGGAGGAGGCGCTGACCCACGCGGCGGTCCGGGTGTGTGCCGAACTGCGGGCGCTCGGCCACCCCTCCGGACCGGCCGACGCGCGGGAGATCACACGGCTGGCCGGTGATCTGGCCCGGCTGCGCGGGCTGCCCGCCGCGGGCCGGGGCGAGCTGGTGGAGGCCGTGCAGACGGTACTCACGCAGGGCGAGCCGTACGGGCGCGGGCGGGCCGTGGCCCGGGCCATGGAGACGGTGCTCGTCGGCACGCGCGCCGGACGGCCGGCGCCGGACGCCCCTCGCAGCGGGCTGGCTCCGGCGGTCGAGGCGGAGCTTGCGGAACTGGGTCTGCCCGGCCCCGCGGACTCCGGTCGCGGCCCGGCACGCGATCTGCGGCTGAACCCGCTCCGCTCCGACCTGGACCGCCGCCGCGAACTGCTGCTGCGCCGCCTGTCGGTGTGCGGGGTGCCTTATGCGGAGGCGAGGGAGGTCACCGGCGCCGGCGGCACCGAGGCGCTGACCACGCGCTGGGAGGTGCGCTGGACTCCGGCCACGGCCGCGCTGCTGACGGCGGCCGGTGTCCGGGGCGTCACCCCGGCCCAGGCGGCCGAGGGCGTGCTGCGCGAACGACTGCGCGCGGAGCGGGCCGAGGGCGGTCCCACGGCGGCGCAGTCGCTGCGGGGTCTGGACGAGGCGGCGGAGTGCGGACTGACCGAACTGGTCGACGAACGGCTGGCGGAGACCTCGGCCGTGCTCCCCGACTCCGGCACCCTGCCCGAACTCCTGGCGGGACTGGCCCTGTTGGACCGGTTGCGCGCCGGGCACGCGGCGGGACTGGACGCTTGCGAGGATCGCACGGCGCGTGCGGGGAGCGTGGCCGAGCTGCTGACCACGGCCGCCGTGCGCCAGGTGGACGGCCTCACCGGCTCCGAGGACCCGGCCGACGCCCGCGCGCTGCTCGAACTGGCCCACCGCGCCGACCTGTTCGGCGGCATCCGGCTCACCGACGCACTCGCCCGGCTGGCCGCCGGTGGTTCCCCGCTGATGCGGGGCGCGGCCGGGGCCGTACGGGTGCTGCTGGGGCACGAGGAGCCGGGGGTGTTCGGGGGCCGGGTGGCGTCCTGGGTGGACGGAGCCGTCGACGCCGGGTCCCGCTCGGCGCTGACCGCGCGGCTGGCCGGACTGCTCACCGCCGCCGGGCAGTTGCTGGACTCGGCGGCGCCCGCGCTGGAGCCGCTGCTGGGCCGGGTCTCGGAGCTGTCCGACCGGGACTTCGTGGAGCGGCTGCCCGCCCTGCGCGGCGGCTTCGACACGCTGAGCCCGGCGGCCCGCGAGCGGCTGCTGTCCACCGTGGAGGAGCGCCTGGACGAGCGTCAGCTCGCCGACACGGGCGCGGTCGACCCGGCGGCGCTGGCCATGTGGACCGGCGCTGACCTCGCGGCACGCGACACCCTCGCGGCGCTGGGCCTGCTGCCCCCGCCCCACCCGGCCGGGGCCGCGCCCGGATCCGCCCGGTCCGCTCCCGAGAACGGCGACCGGCTCGCCCCGGCCGACCGCTGGCGCCTGGTCCTGGGCCGTCGCACCGACCGACTCCCCGCTGCCACCCGCCCGCTGGCCACCGCGCTGGACGAGCTGTACGGCACCGGGCGAGGCGAGGGCAGCCGGGGCGACCTCGCCGGACCGGGCCGGGGCGGCCGCGAGCCGTCGTACCCCGGTGTCCGGGAGTGGTCCGAGGAACTGGCGGCGCTGTTCGGGCCGGGCGTACGCGAAGAGGTGCTGGCCGCGGCCGCCGACGCGGGCCGGACGGACGTGCTCACGGAGCTGGACGCGGACGCCGTACGCCCGTCCGTCGATCTGCTGCGCTCGGTGCTGCGGCACGCGGGCGGGCTCCCGGAGGCGCGGCTCGCGGCGCTGCGGCCCCTGGTCCGGCGGCTGGTGGACGCCCTGACCCGGCAGTTGGCGACGAGGCTGCGGCCCGCGCTGCACGGCGCCGCGCTGCCGCGTCCGAGCACCCGGCCGGGTGGCGGACTCGACCTGCCGCGCACCCTGCGGGCCAACCTGGCCACCGCCCGCCGCACCCCGGACGGTGCGGTACGGGTCATCCCGGAGCGGCCCGTGTTCCGCACCCGCGCCCGGCGGGCCGCAGACTGGCGGCTGATCCTGGTCACCGACGTGTCGGGCTCGATGGAGGCGTCCACGGTCTGGGCCGCGCTCACGGCCTCGGTGCTGGCCGGGGTACCGACACTGTCGACGCACTTCCTGGCGTTCTCCACCGAGGTGATCGACCTGAGCGACCACGTCGGGGACCCGCTGTCGCTGCTGCTGGAGGTCAGTGTCGGCGGTGGCACGCACATCGCGGCCGGACTGCGGCACGCGCGTGAGCTGGTCACCGTGCCTTCGCGGACCCTCGTCGTGGTGATCAGCGACTTCGAGGAGGGCTACCCGCTCGGCGGGCTGCTCGCCGAGGTCCGGGCGCTGGTCGGGGCGGGCTGCCACGTACTGGGCTGCGCGAGCCTGGACGACGCGGGGCGCCCGCGCTACTCCACCGGCGTGGCCGGGCGCCTGGTCGCGGCGGGGATGCCGGTCGCCGCCCTCAGCCCGCTCGAACTCGCCCGCTGGATAGGGGAGAAGATCGCATGA